A stretch of Triticum aestivum cultivar Chinese Spring chromosome 1D, IWGSC CS RefSeq v2.1, whole genome shotgun sequence DNA encodes these proteins:
- the LOC123182443 gene encoding disease resistance protein RGA2 has translation MSPNPPTPPQTQSSSPIVPDIQIASLGDCKQQKTMPIGEAVLSAFMQALFEKVIATAFGELKLPQDVAEELEKLSSSLSTIQAHVEDAEERQLKDKAARSWLAKLKDVAYEMDDLLDDYGAEALRSKLEGPSSDNHLSKVRSCFCCFWFNTCLFNHKILQDIKKVEEKLNRLVKEREIIGPNMISATDRKEIKERPETSSIIDDSSVFGREEDKETIVKMLLNQNNSNHSNLSILPIVGMGGLGKTTLTQLVYNDTRIKEHFQLRVWLCVSENFDQMKLTKETIESVASEFGSTIIGVSSVTTNMNLLQEDLSKKLKDKRFLLVLDDVWNEDPEKWGTYRSALLTGGKGSRIVVTTRNKNVGKLMGGMTPYYLNQLSDDDCWSLFRSYAFVDGNSNAHPNLEMIGMEIVKKLKGLPLAAKAIGSLLCSQDTEDDWKNVLRSEIWELPSDKNNILPALRLSYNHLPAILKRCFAFCSVFHKDYVFEKDRLVQIWMALGFIQPQRRRRMEEIGSSYFDELLSRSFFQHHKGGYVMHDAMHDLAQSVSSHECLRLDDLPNNSTSARSARHLSFSCNNRSQTSFEAFLGFKRARTLLLLSGYKSMTRSIPSDLFLKLRYLHVLDLNRRDITELPDSIGSLKMLRYLNLSGTGIAMLPSSIGRLFSLQILKLKNCHQLDYLPQSITNLVNLQWLEARTELVTGIARIGNLTCLHQLDEFVVRTDKGYKISELKAMKEIRGHICIKNIECVASIEEAIGAFLSEKAFISILDLIWSDNRNITSEEANQDKEILEALRPHHELNELTVKAFAGSSFPNWFGSLSHLQTLHLSDCTKCSTLPALGELPQLKYLDIGGFPAIIQISQDFSGTNGVKGFPALKELVFEDMSNFKRWASVQDGEFLPCLTELAVVDCPKITEFPPLPSMLVKLKISETGFTILPEVHIPNSQFPSSLECLQIHQCPNLTSLKEGLLSQQLLALQQLTITHCLDLIDLPVEGFRFLSALKSLHIYDCPRLAPSGQHSLLPSKLEDLRISSCSNLINPLLQELNELSSLTHLTTADCASLQSFPVKLPATLQKLEILNCSNLICLPAGLEDASCLTAITILRCPLIPCLPGRLTESLKELYIKECPFLSESCQENSGRDWCKIAHVPIIEIDDDTNIPNNSIRRRLS, from the coding sequence ATGTCCCCCAACCCACCCACCCCCCCACAAACACAATCCTCCTCACCTATCGTTCCAGACATCCAGATTGCATCTCTAGGAGACTGCAAACAACAAAAAACCATGCCAATCGGAGAAGCTGTTCTGTCTGCCTTCATGCAGGCACTCTTCGAAAAAGTGATTGCTACTGCTTTTGGTGAGCTGAAATTACCTCAAGATGTGGCTGAGGAGCTGGAGAAACTATCCAGCAGTCTGTCGACCATTCAAGCTCACGTTGAAGATGCTGAGGAGCGGCAGCTGAAGGATAAGGCGGCACGAAGCTGGCTTGCCAAGCTCAAGGATGTTGCATATGAAATGGATGACTTGCTCGATGATTATGGAGCTGAGGCCCTTAGATCCAAACTAGAAGGCCCGTCCAGCGACAACCATTTGAGCAAGGTTAGAAGCTGTTTCTGCTGCTTTTGGTTCAACACCTGTTTATTCAACCACAAGATTCTGCAAGACATAAAGAAGGTGGAGGAGAAGCTCAATAGGCTTGTCAAGGAAAGAGAGATTATTGGTCCAAACATGATTAGTGCAACAGACAGGAAAGAGATAAAAGAGAGGCCTGAGACGAGTTCAATAATCGATGACTCAAGTGTGTTTGGAAGAGAAGAAGATAAGGAGACCATTGTGAAGATGTTGCTTAATCAGAATAACTCCAACCATTCCAACCTTTCTATTCTTCCCATAGTGGGTATGGGCGGACTAGGGAAGACGACTCTAACACAGCTTGTCTACAATGATACAAGAATAAAGGAGCATTTCCAGTTAAGGGTCTGGCTGTgtgtttctgaaaattttgatcAGATGAAGCTTACCAAGGAAACCATTGAATCAGTTGCCAGTGAGTTTGGATCAACCATCATTGGGGTCTCATCGGTCACGACCAACATGAACTTGCTCCAAGAAGACCTCTCAAAAAAGCTAAAAGATAAAAGGTTTCTTCTAGTACTTGATGACGTATGGAATGAGGACCCTGAAAAGTGGGGTACATATCGCAGTGCTCTACTTACTGGAGGAAAGGGAAGCAGAATAGTAGTAACCACAAGGAACAAAAACGTAGGGAAACTAATGGGTGGGATGACTCCATACTATCTAAATCAGTTATCCGACGATGATTGCTGGTCTTTGTTCAGGAGCTATGCATTTGTGGATGGTAACTCCAATGCACACCCAAATTTGGAAATGATAGGCATGGAAATTGTGAAGAAGTTGAAAGGCTTACCACTGGCTGCAAAAGCAATAGGCAGCTTACTGTGTTCCCAGGATACTGAGGATGACTGGAAAAATGTACTAAGGAGTGAAATATGGGAACTGCCATCGGATAAGAACAACATATTACCAGCTCTGAGATTGAGTTACAATCATTTGCCTGCCATACTGAAGAGATGTTTCGCATTTTGCTCAGtctttcacaaagactatgtgtttGAGAAAGACAGGTTGGTCCAGATATGGATGGCCCTTGGGTTTATTCAGCCTCAGCGGAGGAGAAGAATGGAAGAGATTGGAAGTAGCTATTTTGATGAATTACTAAGCAGGTCCTTCTTCCAACATCACAAAGGTGGATATGTGATGCATGATGCTATGCATGACCTAGCACAGTCGGTCTCAAGTCATGAGTGTCTCAGACTGGATGACCTTCCAAACAACAGCACCTCTGCAAGAAGTGCCAGGCACCTCTCATTCTCTTGCAATAATAGAAGCCAGACTTCATTTGAAGCTTTTCTTGGATTTAAGAGAGCACGGACACTTCTACTGCTAAGTGGATATAAATCAATGACAAGGTCTATCCCCAGTGATCTGTTCCTCAAGTTAAGGTACCTCCATGTGCTCGATTTGAACCGGCGAGACATTACTGAGTTGCCAGATTCTATTGGAAGCTTAAAAATGCTTCGATATTTGAATCTCTCGGGCACTGGTATAGCAATGTTGCCTTCGTCAATTGGTAGACTCTTCAGCTTGCAAATACTTAAGTTGAAAAACTGCCATCAATTAGATTATCTCCCACAAAGCATAACAAATCTTGTAAATCTTCAATGGCTAGAAGCAAGAACAGAGTTGGTCACGGGCATAGCCAGAATAGGTAACTTAACCTGTCTTCACCAGTTGGATGAATTTGTGGTCCGTACAGACAAAGGATACAAGATCAGTGAATTGAAGGCAATGAAGGAAATTAGAGGGCATATTTGTATTAAGAATATTGAGTGTGTGGCTAGCATAGAGGAAGCAATTGGAGCTTTTCTAAGCGAGAAGGCATTCATCAGCATCCTAGACCTTATCTGGTCCGATAACAGGAACATAACATCAGAAGAAGCAAATCAAGACAAAGAGATACTTGAGGCCCTCCGGCCACATCATGAACTGAACGAGCTAACTGTCAAGGCATTTGCAGGCTCCTCCTTCCCGAATTGGTTTGGTAGTCTTTCCCACTTGCAAACCCTCCACCTGTCTGATTGCACAAAATGTTCAACTCTACCAGCACTGGGAGAGCTGCCTCAACTCAAGTATTTAGATATTGGTGGTTTTCCGGCCATTATTCAAATCAGCCAAGATTTTTCAGGTACCAATGGAGTTAAGGGGTTTCCAGCACTGAAAGAGCTCGTATTTGAAGACATGAGTAATTTCAAAAGGTGGGCTTCTGTACAAGATGGTGAATTTCTTCCATGCCTCACAGAACTTGCAGTGGTGGACTGCCCAAAAATAACAGAGTTCCCACCACTTCCATCAATGCTAGTGAAGCTCAAAATTTCTGAAACGGGGTTCACTATTCTTCCAGAAGTCCATATTCCAAACTCCCAGTTTCCATCGTCGTTAGAATGCTTACAGATTCATCAGTGCCCAAATCTCACATCCTTAAAGGAAGGACTGCTTAGCCAGCAATTATTGGCTCTCCAGCAGCTAACCATCACTCACTGTTTAGATCTAATTGACCTGCCAGTTGAAGGATTCAGATTCCTGTCTGCTCTTAAGAGTCTTCACATCTATGACTGTCCAAGGCTGGCACCATCCGGACAGCATAGCTTGCTGCCCTCTAAACTTGAAGACTTGCGCATCAGCTCATGCTCCAACCTTATTAACCCTCTTCTTCAAGAGCTTAATGAGCTCTCCTCGCTGACACATCTCACCACCGCTGATTGTGCTAGCCTTCAGTCTTTTCCAGTAAAGCTCCCTGCCACTCTGCAAAAGCTGGAGATCCTCAATTGCAGTAATCTGATCTGCTTGCCTGCTGGTCTAGAAGATGCATCGTGTCTAACAGCTATAACCATCTTGAGATGTCCTCTCATACCATGCTTGCCAGGGCGGCTTACAGAGtcattgaaagaactgtacatcaAAGAATGCCCCTTTCTATCGGAGAGTTGCCAAGAAAACAGTGGAAGAGATTGGTGTAAAATTGCTCATGTACCAATCATTGAGATCGATGATGATACCAACATACCCAACAACAGCATACGAAGAAGATTATCATGA